A genomic stretch from Deinococcus metalli includes:
- a CDS encoding O-antigen ligase family protein, which yields MRRRPASRAGSLLSAVRGLPDVLTLLLAGVTVAWAVLAQGSTGGWGLDGLAALGSVTVLSAVLAASVRGRWPTTHPAWTLAAAALLVWIWLSTTWGPDHWQALRWAGAWTAIVGAAVCVHGFADTPTRRRAVLGGVIATGAAALLLAGLQLRGVGVPGFAYYPGAGPALLTGPYFNPSHFSGLLIPVAALLSSALLFTRPGWFTPLLLALLVALHVADFRTDSSSIPAVLLATVLPGVVWLWRRSPRGGALLTAALLTAALGTGTYFLSPAGQAQFAARQSAIGLSNSWTRFLTGRQAVWRYGREMWAASPVTGVGVGQFVREAPRFRAEERRVGANIDRQLVNYAHNDTLQMAAETGAVGAALYWLTLLLPLTSRSGRLAALTWWSALPALAFAGLYDAHLTAIPGTAAVAFTLLGLAAQRQERASSDAAAPPVHAS from the coding sequence GTGCGACGCCGGCCTGCGTCGCGTGCGGGGTCGCTCCTGAGCGCCGTGCGCGGCCTGCCCGACGTCCTGACACTGCTGCTGGCCGGGGTGACTGTGGCGTGGGCAGTGCTCGCCCAGGGCAGCACCGGGGGCTGGGGGCTGGACGGCCTGGCGGCGCTGGGGAGCGTGACCGTGCTCAGCGCGGTCCTGGCGGCCTCGGTGCGCGGGCGGTGGCCCACGACCCATCCGGCGTGGACCCTCGCCGCGGCGGCGCTGCTGGTGTGGATCTGGCTCAGCACCACGTGGGGGCCGGACCACTGGCAGGCGCTGCGCTGGGCGGGTGCGTGGACGGCCATCGTGGGCGCCGCCGTGTGCGTGCACGGGTTCGCGGACACCCCCACACGCCGCCGCGCGGTTCTGGGCGGCGTGATCGCCACCGGGGCCGCCGCACTGCTGCTGGCGGGGCTGCAACTCCGCGGCGTGGGCGTACCGGGCTTCGCGTACTATCCCGGCGCCGGGCCCGCGCTGCTGACCGGCCCTTACTTCAATCCCAGCCACTTCAGCGGCCTGCTGATTCCCGTGGCGGCTCTGTTGAGCAGCGCCCTGCTGTTCACGCGCCCTGGGTGGTTTACTCCGCTGCTGCTCGCGCTGCTGGTCGCCCTGCATGTGGCCGATTTCCGGACGGATTCCAGCAGCATCCCGGCCGTACTGCTCGCCACGGTGCTGCCCGGCGTGGTGTGGCTGTGGCGGCGCTCTCCCCGCGGCGGCGCGCTGCTGACTGCGGCGCTGCTCACGGCCGCGCTGGGCACCGGCACGTACTTCCTGAGTCCGGCCGGACAGGCGCAGTTCGCGGCCCGCCAGTCGGCGATCGGGCTGTCGAACTCCTGGACGCGTTTCCTAACGGGCCGGCAGGCGGTATGGCGCTACGGCCGCGAGATGTGGGCCGCGTCCCCGGTGACCGGCGTGGGCGTGGGGCAGTTCGTGCGGGAGGCGCCCCGGTTCCGCGCGGAGGAGCGCAGGGTCGGCGCCAACATCGACCGACAGCTCGTGAACTACGCCCACAACGACACCCTGCAGATGGCGGCCGAGACCGGCGCGGTGGGCGCGGCCCTGTACTGGCTGACGCTGCTGCTTCCCCTGACATCCCGCTCGGGCCGGCTCGCAGCCCTGACGTGGTGGTCGGCCCTGCCGGCCCTGGCCTTCGCCGGGCTGTACGACGCGCACCTCACGGCCATTCCCGGCACGGCCGCCGTCGCGTTCACGCTGCTCGGCCTGGCCGCCCAGCGTCAGGAGCGCGCTTCATCGGACGCCGCGGCGCCCCCGGTGCACGCGTCCTAG
- a CDS encoding nucleotide sugar dehydrogenase encodes MTLTTTAAALDVKLAQRTARIAVLGLGYVGTPLAVHLARSGFAVTGFDPQARKVDEINAGRSPVQDVAHTDVAELLGLDTLRATSRGADLAGHDVYILCVPTPLDESKQPDMKYIERAASLVAEHVRPGTLVVLESTTYPGTTDEMLVPMLAQGGLIPDEDLFVAFSPERVDPGNAKFNTGNIPKLVGGIGPRSTELATALYRAFLPSVHPVSSARVAEMAKLHENTFRAVNIGYANELAMICQALGVNVWEVVDAAATKPFGFMPFYPGPGIGGHCIPLDPHYLAWRARKEGFATRFIDLADQVNSGMPRYIVGRLMNVLNARAKALRGSHVLVLGVTYKPDVDDARESPAMDVIRELERHGAQVRYVDPYVEELPHHHGPHLQAVRAELDDETCAWTDVAVILTHHSCFDFNALSLRVPQIFDTRGAARHAPGAVELL; translated from the coding sequence ATGACCCTGACCACCACCGCCGCCGCCCTCGACGTGAAACTCGCGCAGCGCACCGCCAGAATCGCCGTGCTCGGCCTGGGGTATGTGGGCACCCCGCTGGCGGTGCACCTGGCACGCAGCGGCTTCGCCGTCACCGGTTTCGATCCGCAGGCGAGGAAGGTCGACGAGATCAACGCCGGCCGCAGTCCCGTGCAGGACGTGGCGCACACCGATGTCGCTGAACTTCTGGGTCTGGACACGCTGCGCGCCACCAGCCGCGGCGCCGACCTGGCTGGACACGACGTGTACATCCTGTGCGTGCCCACGCCGCTCGACGAGTCCAAGCAGCCGGACATGAAGTACATCGAGCGCGCGGCCAGCCTGGTCGCCGAGCACGTGCGACCCGGCACCCTGGTCGTGCTGGAGAGCACCACGTACCCCGGCACCACCGACGAGATGCTGGTGCCCATGCTCGCGCAGGGCGGCCTGATCCCCGACGAGGACCTCTTTGTGGCGTTCAGCCCGGAACGCGTCGATCCCGGCAACGCGAAGTTCAACACCGGCAACATCCCCAAACTGGTCGGCGGGATCGGTCCGCGCAGCACCGAGTTGGCGACCGCGCTGTACCGCGCGTTCCTGCCGAGCGTCCACCCGGTCAGCTCCGCGCGCGTGGCCGAGATGGCCAAGCTGCACGAGAACACCTTCCGGGCCGTAAACATCGGCTACGCGAACGAACTCGCCATGATCTGCCAGGCCCTGGGCGTGAACGTGTGGGAGGTCGTGGACGCCGCCGCCACCAAACCCTTCGGCTTCATGCCCTTCTACCCCGGCCCCGGCATCGGCGGGCACTGCATTCCGCTTGACCCGCACTACCTCGCGTGGCGCGCCCGCAAGGAGGGCTTCGCGACCCGCTTCATCGATCTGGCCGACCAGGTGAACAGCGGCATGCCCCGCTACATCGTGGGCCGCCTGATGAACGTGCTCAACGCGCGGGCCAAGGCGCTGCGCGGCAGCCACGTGCTCGTGCTGGGCGTGACCTACAAGCCCGACGTGGACGACGCCCGCGAGAGCCCCGCGATGGACGTCATCCGGGAACTGGAGCGCCACGGCGCGCAGGTGCGCTACGTCGATCCCTATGTGGAGGAACTGCCGCACCACCACGGCCCGCACCTCCAGGCCGTGAGGGCCGAGCTGGACGACGAGACCTGCGCGTGGACGGACGTCGCCGTGATCCTCACGCACCACTCGTGCTTCGACTTCAACGCGCTGAGCCTGCGCGTGCCGCAGATCTTCGACACGCGCGGAGCAGCCCGCCACGCGCCGGGTGCGGTGGAACTGCTGTAA
- a CDS encoding NAD(P)/FAD-dependent oxidoreductase yields MSATTADVAVIGAGIVGAACAWRLAQRGLTVRVLERDQPAGGSTGRSAAGVRAQFTGETNIRLSQESIAEYAAMPRSGYHADGYLMLVPEQQWAEHREGVALQQRLGVPSELLTPQGAQQYAAFDPTGLGGCSYCPTDGFVDAHSLTFDYVRLAREAGAAVQTGTAVTAIRRAGTEWHLDTTRGEVRAGQVLNAAGAWSGEVGALAGLDIPVRPARRMVFTTGPLDPPRRLPMTFDLESGVWLRSEGERLIFGRADPADEGWREGLNWEWLDPTLEAALARFPWLDTAGLDRRASWWGYYEVTPDHQAILGRMPGVDGWLNACGFSGHGVMHAAATARVMAQVACGEEPFIDIRPLRYERFLGPTGKARDIQV; encoded by the coding sequence GTGAGCGCCACCACCGCAGACGTCGCCGTGATCGGCGCAGGCATCGTCGGCGCAGCGTGCGCGTGGCGGCTGGCGCAGCGCGGCCTGACGGTCCGGGTGCTGGAACGCGACCAGCCGGCGGGCGGCAGTACGGGCCGCAGCGCCGCGGGCGTGCGGGCACAGTTCACCGGCGAGACGAACATCCGGCTGTCGCAGGAGAGCATCGCCGAGTACGCCGCCATGCCCCGCTCGGGCTACCACGCGGACGGCTACCTCATGCTGGTGCCTGAACAGCAGTGGGCGGAGCACCGTGAGGGCGTGGCCCTGCAGCAGCGTCTCGGCGTGCCCAGCGAACTCCTGACGCCGCAGGGAGCGCAGCAGTACGCGGCCTTCGACCCCACGGGCCTCGGCGGGTGCAGCTACTGCCCCACGGACGGGTTCGTGGACGCCCACTCGCTGACCTTCGATTATGTCCGCCTGGCGCGCGAGGCCGGGGCTGCCGTGCAGACCGGCACGGCCGTCACGGCCATCCGGCGCGCGGGAACGGAGTGGCATCTGGACACCACCCGGGGTGAGGTGCGCGCCGGCCAGGTCCTGAACGCGGCCGGCGCGTGGTCCGGCGAGGTCGGCGCGCTGGCCGGGCTGGACATCCCGGTCCGGCCCGCGCGCCGGATGGTGTTCACCACCGGTCCGCTGGACCCGCCGCGCCGACTGCCCATGACCTTCGACCTGGAGAGCGGCGTGTGGCTGCGTTCTGAGGGCGAGCGGCTGATCTTCGGCCGCGCCGATCCCGCCGACGAGGGCTGGCGCGAGGGCCTGAACTGGGAGTGGCTGGACCCCACCCTGGAAGCCGCGCTGGCCCGCTTTCCGTGGCTGGACACAGCAGGACTGGACCGCCGGGCAAGCTGGTGGGGCTACTACGAGGTCACGCCGGACCACCAGGCGATCCTGGGGCGAATGCCCGGCGTGGACGGCTGGCTCAACGCCTGCGGCTTCTCCGGTCACGGCGTGATGCACGCTGCCGCCACCGCGCGTGTCATGGCGCAGGTGGCGTGCGGCGAGGAGCCCTTCATCGACATTCGGCCTCTCCGGTACGAGCGTTTCCTGGGGCCCACAGGGAAAGCGCGGGATATCCAGGTGTGA
- a CDS encoding SDR family NAD(P)-dependent oxidoreductase, translating to MTSNTTQRFENRVVLVTGAGGGIGRAVAEGFAAEGARVAVNDLHPHTVEAVVAGITAAGGTALAVPADVSDAAQVEAMFARTEAALGHVDVLYNNAALIDTARHFLEADEAWWDRIQRVNLKSVFLCSHRAATVMARRRRGVIISTSSGGATRAHRGNVAYDATKGGIEAMTRSMALDLAPYGIRVNGVVPGFINTYGLTEEQLRVREKTVPLGRYGVAADMVGAALFLASDDAAYITGQFIAVDGGVLAQQRSANVDTFPVEGFPVIPADLA from the coding sequence ATGACAAGCAACACGACACAGCGTTTTGAGAACCGCGTGGTCCTGGTCACCGGCGCGGGCGGCGGGATCGGCCGCGCGGTCGCCGAGGGCTTCGCGGCCGAGGGTGCCCGCGTCGCCGTGAACGATCTACACCCGCACACGGTGGAAGCCGTCGTCGCGGGCATCACCGCCGCGGGCGGCACAGCTCTGGCCGTCCCCGCCGACGTCTCGGACGCCGCGCAGGTCGAGGCGATGTTTGCCCGCACCGAAGCCGCGCTCGGCCACGTGGACGTGCTGTACAACAACGCGGCCCTGATCGACACCGCCCGCCACTTCCTGGAAGCCGACGAGGCGTGGTGGGACCGCATCCAGCGCGTCAACCTGAAGAGCGTGTTCCTGTGCTCGCACCGCGCCGCGACGGTGATGGCCCGGCGCAGACGGGGCGTCATCATCAGTACGTCGTCGGGTGGGGCGACCCGTGCCCACCGCGGCAACGTGGCCTACGACGCCACCAAGGGCGGGATCGAGGCCATGACCCGCTCGATGGCCCTGGACCTGGCGCCGTACGGCATCCGCGTCAACGGCGTGGTGCCGGGCTTCATCAACACCTACGGCCTGACCGAGGAGCAGCTGCGCGTGCGCGAGAAGACTGTGCCGCTCGGCCGCTACGGTGTGGCGGCGGACATGGTCGGCGCGGCGCTGTTTCTCGCGTCGGACGACGCGGCATACATCACGGGGCAGTTCATCGCGGTGGACGGCGGCGTGCTGGCGCAGCAGCGCAGCGCGAACGTGGACACCTTCCCGGTCGAGGGCTTCCCGGTGATCCCGGCAGACCTCGCGTGA
- a CDS encoding phosphotransferase: MLKEAGPWSGAVLGLLRHLESVGFGGAPRVVGNGYAPDGRMTVTFMPGVSAHPGPWPEDVMERIGGLLRSVHEATASYVPPPDAVWRETWLRTVGDGIRVFGHGDAAPWNLVGPGPGPSALIDWDFAGPIDPLTDLAYAVWLNAQLHDDDVAERHGLPDAVTRARHAHRIMDGYGLPADGRADLVDRMIDVAVQSARAEAILGGVTPDSTEAVSAEGYPTLWAIAWRARSASWMLRHRRVLCRPA, translated from the coding sequence GTGCTGAAGGAAGCTGGGCCGTGGTCAGGCGCGGTGCTCGGGCTGCTGCGGCACCTGGAGAGCGTGGGCTTCGGCGGTGCGCCCCGGGTGGTCGGCAACGGGTACGCGCCGGACGGCCGCATGACCGTGACGTTCATGCCGGGGGTCAGCGCGCATCCCGGTCCGTGGCCGGAGGACGTCATGGAACGGATCGGCGGCCTGCTCCGGAGCGTCCATGAGGCCACCGCGTCGTATGTTCCACCACCGGACGCGGTCTGGCGGGAGACCTGGCTCAGAACGGTCGGGGACGGCATTCGGGTGTTCGGGCACGGCGACGCCGCGCCGTGGAACCTGGTGGGGCCAGGGCCGGGACCGTCGGCGCTGATCGACTGGGATTTTGCCGGGCCAATCGATCCGCTGACAGACCTGGCGTACGCGGTGTGGCTCAACGCCCAGCTTCACGATGACGACGTGGCCGAACGCCATGGCCTGCCCGACGCCGTCACGCGGGCGCGGCACGCCCACCGGATCATGGACGGGTATGGACTGCCGGCCGACGGCCGGGCCGACCTCGTGGACCGCATGATCGACGTGGCCGTGCAGAGCGCCCGCGCGGAGGCGATTCTGGGCGGGGTCACCCCGGACAGCACCGAGGCGGTATCGGCCGAGGGCTATCCGACGCTGTGGGCCATCGCGTGGCGGGCGCGCAGCGCATCGTGGATGTTGCGCCACCGGCGCGTGCTCTGCCGCCCGGCATAG
- a CDS encoding BY-kinase domain-containing protein has product MTALGADSAPRSPADIDLVQVYAALRRRWPALLLIPLLVGGLTFALARRQAPVFEASTSLMSSMPDSSNAIVSGASLTASQLPQGAVDEVIHSRGTVTRIDELLSDSDLSPATVETIRSDLDNELAMERFKRITVRSKLDTNQRGVYELRASAGTPDAAQLLASSAAQALLEWDLRRAQEGVTRARRTLQQQLDNINQRLAATTAGSVEHQSLIAARGQLLLNLSQTAAFEEGARGNLTLLAEANAPRVPVYPRPVRTAGLAALVALLLTAAAILIGDALRRRIQHAGDLLAVGVPVLGELPRLRRIKRNEVVGAARSGELYESAGFVRVNLSMAAGERGSIIAVSSSRPGEGKSSVTAATASSLSVAGKRVLIIDLDLHRPTQHEFWQVMGRPSVALPGSHDSRQTTVVQALENPYAASVVDLGGGVHLLPAGETGRRAASLLSAEGFGQILREWATAYDVVLIDTPPLLALSDGYVIARNADGLVLVVESQETSVPEVEQVLRAAQSSGAPVIGAVLNKVRRGGQSYFYSAYRYTRAT; this is encoded by the coding sequence GTGACCGCCCTGGGAGCCGACTCGGCTCCGCGCTCGCCGGCAGACATCGACCTCGTGCAGGTGTACGCGGCGCTGCGTCGCCGCTGGCCGGCGCTGCTGCTGATCCCGCTGCTGGTCGGTGGCCTGACTTTTGCCCTCGCGCGACGGCAGGCGCCGGTCTTCGAGGCCTCGACCAGCCTGATGTCCTCGATGCCCGACAGCAGCAACGCCATAGTGAGCGGCGCGTCGCTCACTGCGTCGCAATTGCCGCAGGGCGCGGTGGACGAGGTGATCCACAGCCGCGGCACCGTCACGCGGATCGACGAACTGCTCAGCGATTCGGACCTGTCGCCCGCCACGGTCGAGACCATCCGCAGCGACCTGGACAACGAGCTGGCGATGGAGCGCTTCAAGCGCATCACCGTGCGGTCCAAGCTCGACACCAACCAGCGCGGCGTGTATGAGCTGCGCGCCAGCGCGGGTACGCCCGATGCGGCCCAGCTGCTCGCGTCCAGCGCGGCTCAGGCGCTGCTGGAGTGGGACCTGCGCCGCGCTCAGGAAGGCGTGACGCGCGCGCGGCGCACGTTGCAGCAGCAGCTCGACAACATCAACCAGCGGCTGGCCGCGACGACCGCCGGCTCCGTGGAGCACCAGAGCCTGATCGCCGCGCGTGGTCAACTATTGCTGAATCTGTCGCAGACGGCCGCCTTCGAGGAGGGCGCGCGCGGCAACCTGACGCTGCTGGCCGAAGCGAACGCGCCGCGGGTGCCGGTGTACCCCCGGCCGGTCCGGACCGCGGGGCTGGCTGCGCTGGTGGCGCTGCTCCTCACGGCCGCCGCCATCCTGATCGGAGACGCGCTGCGCCGCCGCATCCAGCACGCCGGCGACCTGCTGGCCGTGGGCGTGCCGGTGCTGGGCGAACTGCCCCGGTTGCGGCGCATCAAGCGCAACGAGGTGGTGGGCGCGGCGCGCAGCGGTGAACTGTACGAATCGGCCGGCTTCGTGCGGGTGAACCTGAGCATGGCGGCCGGGGAACGCGGCTCGATCATCGCCGTGAGCAGTTCCCGGCCCGGTGAGGGCAAGAGCAGCGTGACCGCCGCCACCGCGAGTTCGTTGTCGGTCGCCGGGAAACGCGTGCTGATCATCGACCTGGACCTGCACCGGCCCACGCAGCACGAGTTCTGGCAGGTGATGGGCCGGCCCAGCGTGGCCCTGCCGGGCAGCCACGACTCGCGGCAGACGACGGTGGTGCAGGCCCTCGAGAACCCGTACGCGGCCAGCGTGGTCGACCTGGGCGGCGGCGTCCACCTGCTGCCGGCCGGCGAGACCGGGCGGCGCGCCGCGTCGCTCCTCAGCGCCGAGGGCTTCGGCCAGATCCTGCGGGAGTGGGCCACGGCATACGACGTGGTCCTGATCGACACGCCGCCCCTGCTGGCCCTGTCCGACGGCTACGTGATCGCCCGCAACGCCGACGGCCTGGTGCTGGTCGTGGAGAGCCAGGAAACCTCTGTGCCGGAGGTGGAGCAGGTCCTGCGCGCCGCCCAGTCCAGCGGCGCCCCGGTGATCGGCGCGGTGCTGAACAAGGTCCGGCGCGGCGGTCAGTCGTACTTCTACTCGGCGTACCGGTACACGCGCGCCACCTGA
- the pxpB gene encoding 5-oxoprolinase subunit PxpB, with the protein MRLEGFYVQFSPVIDSAQNLRLHALHRRLREQIPDGVTELQPGYGNLYVEFDAERLRREEVQEWVRRALASLPATAGAEGRQVEIPVRYDGEDLPDVATRTGLTPAEVIRRHSGADYHVYALGFTPGFPFLGEVDPALRLPRRDTPRAQVPFNAVAIAQAQSCVYALPSPGGWNLLGTALTLLYDPNRAGPFLLAPGDRVRFVPAEGATPTLPAVRELWPARPHTPILEVVRPGLLDVLVDGGRFHQAHTGMARSGPLDAPAADNANRSAGNPPGTPLLELTLLGPVLRALRSVTVGIAGQGMTPLVDGQPVPEAGRVRLREGQVLSFAPSPVGVRAYLAVAGGVQTVPFLGSSSVDRTGLIGRPLARGDVLGAAGLDAGAPLRPSAPEPGDRAEGRSGVVTLRLRPGPQASLEALRALADGVFTVGTQDRMGVRFEGPPVPGGQVVSEGTPHGAVQVTPAGQPILLLNDRGRIGGYHKPAVLHPDDLPRAAQLRPNQRVRFQPFVSGPPDTWAAPWFLPALPHSPEGSSQ; encoded by the coding sequence ATGCGTCTGGAAGGCTTCTACGTGCAGTTCTCGCCGGTGATCGACAGTGCGCAGAACCTGCGGCTGCACGCCCTCCACCGCCGGCTGCGCGAGCAGATTCCGGACGGCGTCACCGAGCTGCAACCGGGGTACGGGAACCTGTACGTGGAATTTGACGCCGAGCGCCTGCGCCGAGAAGAGGTGCAGGAGTGGGTGCGCCGGGCGCTGGCAAGCCTGCCGGCCACCGCCGGCGCAGAGGGGCGACAGGTCGAGATCCCCGTGCGCTACGACGGCGAGGACCTGCCGGACGTGGCCACGCGCACCGGCCTGACCCCAGCCGAGGTGATCCGGCGGCACAGCGGTGCGGATTACCACGTGTACGCCCTGGGCTTCACGCCGGGTTTTCCCTTCCTGGGTGAGGTCGACCCTGCCCTGCGCCTGCCGCGGCGGGACACGCCACGCGCTCAGGTGCCGTTCAACGCCGTGGCGATCGCGCAGGCGCAGTCCTGCGTGTACGCGCTGCCCTCCCCGGGCGGGTGGAACCTGCTGGGCACGGCGCTGACGCTGCTCTACGACCCCAACCGCGCCGGCCCCTTCCTGCTCGCGCCGGGCGACCGGGTGCGCTTCGTACCTGCGGAGGGTGCCACGCCCACCCTGCCCGCCGTGCGCGAGCTGTGGCCCGCCCGGCCGCACACGCCCATCCTTGAGGTGGTGAGGCCCGGGCTGCTCGACGTGCTGGTCGATGGCGGCCGGTTCCACCAGGCGCACACGGGCATGGCGCGCAGCGGTCCGCTGGACGCGCCGGCCGCGGACAACGCAAACAGGTCTGCTGGCAACCCGCCAGGAACGCCGCTGCTGGAACTCACGCTACTGGGACCGGTGCTGCGCGCCCTGCGGAGTGTGACCGTGGGGATTGCCGGCCAGGGCATGACGCCGCTGGTGGACGGCCAGCCCGTGCCAGAGGCGGGCCGCGTGCGCCTGCGGGAGGGTCAGGTGCTGTCCTTCGCGCCGTCCCCCGTCGGCGTGCGGGCGTACCTGGCGGTGGCGGGCGGCGTGCAGACCGTGCCCTTCCTGGGCAGCAGCAGCGTGGACCGCACCGGCCTGATCGGGCGGCCCCTGGCGCGCGGTGACGTGCTGGGCGCGGCGGGGCTGGACGCCGGCGCTCCGTTGCGGCCGTCAGCGCCGGAACCTGGCGACCGCGCAGAGGGTCGCTCAGGCGTGGTCACCCTGCGGCTGAGGCCAGGGCCACAGGCCAGCCTGGAGGCGCTGCGTGCCCTGGCGGACGGAGTATTCACGGTCGGCACCCAGGACCGCATGGGCGTTCGCTTCGAGGGACCGCCCGTACCGGGTGGGCAGGTGGTCAGCGAGGGCACACCGCACGGCGCGGTGCAGGTCACGCCCGCCGGGCAACCCATCTTGCTGCTGAACGACCGGGGGCGAATCGGCGGGTACCACAAGCCGGCCGTGCTGCATCCGGACGACCTGCCACGCGCCGCGCAGTTGCGCCCCAACCAGCGGGTGCGCTTCCAGCCCTTCGTCTCCGGACCGCCCGACACCTGGGCGGCACCGTGGTTCCTGCCCGCTCTCCCCCATTCACCCGAAGGGAGTTCCCAATGA